GGAGCGTGACGCGGTCGCCGACGGCGATGCGTGCGCCTGGCATGGCAGTGGCGTCGCCGCGGAGGGGCAAAGGTCTGTCCCAGGACGGGACGGACCGTCGCCCGGAGAGAGAAATCCTTTTGCCCGATTCGGCCACAGTGTCGGGTATGGACTGGCCGCACGATCCCGACGGGAACGAGGGCAGCGAGGGGCGCCGCAAGTACGGGCAGGCGGTGCTCGCCAAGAAGATCGACGAGGGCGAGGACTTCCCGCTCTCCCAATCCGAGTTCGTCTCGGAACACGGCGACGAGCCGATCCGCATCGACTACGAGACCGTCGTCAGTGTCTCGGAGATCTTCGAACACGTCGACCAGGCGGAGTTCGAGGACTTCCCCGACTTCCACAAGGCCGTCGGGGCGGGACTGCGCGAGGCCGACTACTGGCCCTACCGGCTCGAACACGCCTAGAGGGCGGTTCGGACGCGGCTGCTCCGTGTCGGCCCGCCACCGTCGATCCGGGCCCGGTGACCGATGTCTTTTCCCGACCCGGACGAGTACCGGGTTCCATGTCCGGGAGCGGAGACGCCCCGAGCGACCGGTTGCGCGAGCGAGCCGACCAGAGCCGGCTGAAACTGTGGGTCCTCCTCGAGGCCGACCGCTGGCTCGTCACGGGTATCCTCGTCGCCGCCGTCTTCTGCGTGCTCGTCGGCGCGGGGTATCTCTATCCGACGACGGAGAACGCTATCCGCACGAGCGACTCCGTCGACACGCTGTTCCAGGGCTTTCTCACCGCCACGATCACCGGCGTCACGCTCGTGTTGACGCTCAACCAGCTCGTCCTCTCCCAGGAACTGGGCGCCGTCAAGGACCAGCGCGAGCGCATGGAGGGCGCCATGGAGTTCCGCGAAGACGTGGCCGACGTCATCGAAGCGGCGGTCAGCCCCTCCCGGCCCGCGCAGTTCCTCCGGGCGCTCGTGCAGGTGTCGGGCGAGCGCGCCGAGGACCTCCGCGAGGCGGTCTCCGACGCGGGCGACGGCGACCTGCAGGCGGAGATCGCCGACCTCACCGACAGCCTCGTTGGCAACGCCGATAGCGTCGCCTCGGGCCTGGACGACGCCCGATTCGGCGAGTTCGACGTCATCTCCTCGGCGCTGAACTTCAACTACTCCTGGAAGATCTTCACCGCCCGGCGCATCCACGAGCAGTACGGGGAGGATCTGGACGAGGAGGGCACCGAGGCGCTCGAACGGCTGATCGAGGTGTTGCGGCTGTTCGGCCCCGCCCGCGAGCACTTCAAGACGCTGTACTTCCAGTGGGAGCTGATCAACCTCTCGCGGCAGATCCTCGCCGCCGCGATCCCGGCGTTGCTGGTCTCGGCGGTCATGATCATCTTCTTCAACGACGCCACCTACAGCGTGACCGTCTTCGGCATCGAGACCCTGGCGCTGGTCATGGCGCTCGCGGCCACCGTCGCGGTCGTCCCGTTCCTCATCCTGCTGGCGTACGTCATGCGGATCGCGACGGTGACCCAGCACACCCTCTCGATCGGCCCGTTCATCCTCCGGGAGACCGACGACGTGACCGAGGTGGAGTGGAACCGCGACGGGTGAGCCGGGTCGCCAACGCGACGATCGCCGGCCGCCAGCGACGAGCGACTGCAGGGCCGGGGCTTTTGCCTTGCCCCTTCCATGGGCCGGTATGACCGACGACCCGGACGCCTGGGAGTACGAGACCCTCGACCCACCGAGAGGCGAGACGAAGAAGGAAGCCACCGACCCGAAGCGTCAGCTGAACGACCTCGGAGCGGAGGGCTGGGAGTTCGTCGACACGATCGACTACGTCGGCGGTGGGACGAAGCTTCTCGTCTTCAAGCGTCCGGTCGACCGGTCATGAGCGGCGAGGCGGACTCGACGAGCGACGACTCCGACACGGACTCCGGCGACGCCGACACCGACCCCCGCGAGTCCGACACCGAGATCGACGCGTCGGCGGACACCGAGATATCGACGGCGGACACGATGCGCGAGCGCGCCGACGAGAGCCGCCTCGCGCTGTGGCTGTTGCTGAAGGCCAATCGCCTCCACATCACCGGCGTGCTCGCGGTCGTCGTCTTCGCCACCTTCGTGGGCGTCGGGAGTATCGTCGACGGCTTCGTCGCGACGCTCCAGGGCGGCGACACGAAGGGTGCGCTGTTCTCGACGATGCTGG
This DNA window, taken from Halosimplex litoreum, encodes the following:
- a CDS encoding DUF5785 family protein, which produces MDWPHDPDGNEGSEGRRKYGQAVLAKKIDEGEDFPLSQSEFVSEHGDEPIRIDYETVVSVSEIFEHVDQAEFEDFPDFHKAVGAGLREADYWPYRLEHA
- a CDS encoding DUF4177 domain-containing protein, producing MTDDPDAWEYETLDPPRGETKKEATDPKRQLNDLGAEGWEFVDTIDYVGGGTKLLVFKRPVDRS